Proteins co-encoded in one Sulfuricystis thermophila genomic window:
- a CDS encoding cytochrome c biogenesis CcdA family protein, translating into MSESEALIAAYPAAAAATALLAGLASSVSPCTVAAVPLVVGYVGGYADGSRRRAIAYSAAFAFGMALAFTAIGLAIALAGAVFLPAGGFWRWVLILLALAAGISLLSGKGLPGLGKAQCGATAPRTRHWRGMFGAFVTGALSGFVFAPCATPVMVGILALIGNQQDVVFGTGLMFLYALGHSALLLAAGSSIGFAQWIARARWAERFNWVFSRLAGLLLVGYGLYLLAEMRGILG; encoded by the coding sequence GTGAGTGAAAGCGAAGCGCTGATCGCCGCCTATCCGGCAGCCGCGGCCGCCACGGCCCTGCTGGCCGGCCTCGCCTCGTCGGTGTCGCCCTGCACGGTCGCCGCCGTGCCGCTGGTGGTCGGCTATGTCGGCGGTTACGCCGACGGCAGCCGGCGCCGCGCCATCGCCTATTCCGCCGCCTTCGCGTTCGGCATGGCGCTCGCCTTCACCGCCATCGGCCTCGCCATCGCGCTGGCCGGCGCGGTGTTCCTGCCGGCCGGCGGTTTCTGGCGCTGGGTGTTGATCCTGCTGGCGCTGGCCGCCGGCATCAGCCTGTTGAGCGGCAAGGGACTGCCCGGACTGGGCAAGGCGCAGTGCGGAGCGACCGCACCTCGAACGCGACACTGGCGCGGTATGTTCGGTGCTTTCGTCACCGGTGCGCTGTCGGGTTTCGTGTTCGCGCCCTGCGCCACGCCGGTGATGGTCGGCATCCTGGCCCTGATCGGCAATCAGCAGGATGTCGTCTTCGGCACCGGGCTGATGTTCCTCTACGCGCTCGGCCACAGCGCGCTGCTCTTGGCCGCAGGCAGTTCCATCGGCTTCGCCCAGTGGATCGCCCGCGCGCGCTGGGCGGAGCGCTTCAATTGGGTGTTTTCACGGCTGGCTGGCTTGCTGCTGGTCGGCTACGGACTCTATCTGCTTGCCGAAATGCGGGGCATCCTCGGTTGA
- a CDS encoding ribbon-helix-helix domain-containing protein has protein sequence MNIYCETRDFLDHMFNSCTTAQINEFIPEKRGFRLHGHSTTVALERAFWNVLEAMAQDCGLTVPRLIERVLDGCLVANDKNLSSCLRVICLKYLNIYAMGGTAMRTEDIDTLVA, from the coding sequence ATGAATATCTATTGCGAGACGCGCGATTTCCTCGATCACATGTTCAACTCCTGCACGACCGCGCAAATCAACGAGTTCATTCCGGAAAAGCGTGGCTTTCGCCTGCATGGTCACAGTACCACGGTGGCGCTGGAGCGCGCGTTCTGGAATGTGCTCGAAGCGATGGCGCAGGATTGCGGTCTCACCGTCCCGCGCCTGATCGAACGGGTGCTGGATGGCTGCCTGGTGGCCAACGACAAGAACCTCTCGTCCTGCCTGCGCGTGATCTGCCTCAAGTATCTGAACATCTACGCGATGGGCGGGACAGCGATGCGAACCGAGGACATCGATACGCTGGTAGCTTAA
- a CDS encoding YeeE/YedE thiosulfate transporter family protein → MLPQAKRAAVSFVPQQRGGVMEFFKKTLDPIIALAAIAVLDIFMFLIMGAWTVGGGETMMTGLIAKGMIGDELERLPFWSIVFPVHGDYWKIYISLGMLFGAFVGAVLSKEFYLRVPRHLSEWLLITIGGLLMGFGIRLAYICNVSTFFGLMPEMNMGGYLAMSGILAGAWVGSLIYKKLLEAE, encoded by the coding sequence ATACTACCTCAGGCAAAGAGGGCTGCCGTAAGTTTCGTCCCACAACAAAGAGGAGGTGTCATGGAGTTTTTCAAGAAGACGCTCGATCCGATCATCGCGCTCGCCGCGATAGCGGTGCTCGACATCTTCATGTTCCTGATCATGGGCGCATGGACGGTCGGCGGCGGCGAGACGATGATGACGGGGCTCATCGCCAAAGGCATGATCGGCGACGAACTGGAACGGCTGCCGTTCTGGAGCATCGTCTTTCCGGTGCATGGCGATTACTGGAAGATCTACATCAGCCTCGGCATGCTGTTCGGCGCCTTCGTCGGCGCGGTGCTCTCCAAGGAGTTCTACTTGCGCGTGCCGCGCCATCTCTCCGAGTGGCTGCTGATCACCATCGGCGGACTCCTGATGGGCTTCGGCATCCGGCTCGCCTACATCTGCAACGTGTCGACCTTCTTCGGCCTGATGCCGGAGATGAACATGGGCGGCTACCTCGCGATGTCCGGCATCCTCGCCGGCGCCTGGGTGGGTTCGCTGATCTACAAGAAATTGTTGGAGGCCGAATGA
- a CDS encoding YeeE/YedE thiosulfate transporter family protein: MMTPVAECFVAFLFGSVAGLLMQRSRFCNTAALRDAIMFKTYRNTKAMLVAMMILTIGFTGFMSLGAGHPLQFDVGLNTFAGLFLFGIGMVFAGACTVSTWVKTGEGNLGALWALIFTFVGMFLFSLVWSASWWPPAPQTMTGQINAPALQLGFANAQTLGEKFGVPAIVFGLVQTVVLFGLYRGILKRERAQHAEHEKHEREHARKKAEKAAKAAAANQTA, translated from the coding sequence ATGATGACGCCCGTTGCCGAATGTTTCGTCGCTTTCCTGTTCGGCTCGGTGGCCGGACTGCTGATGCAGCGCTCGCGCTTTTGCAACACCGCCGCGCTGCGCGACGCGATCATGTTCAAGACCTACCGCAACACCAAGGCCATGCTGGTGGCGATGATGATCCTCACCATCGGCTTCACCGGCTTCATGTCGCTCGGCGCGGGACACCCCTTGCAGTTCGACGTCGGCCTGAACACCTTCGCCGGCCTGTTCCTGTTCGGCATCGGCATGGTGTTCGCCGGCGCCTGCACGGTGTCGACCTGGGTCAAGACCGGCGAGGGCAATCTCGGCGCGCTGTGGGCCTTGATTTTCACCTTCGTCGGCATGTTCCTGTTTTCGCTGGTCTGGTCGGCGAGCTGGTGGCCGCCGGCGCCGCAGACCATGACCGGTCAGATCAACGCGCCGGCGCTGCAGCTGGGCTTCGCCAACGCGCAGACGCTCGGCGAGAAATTCGGCGTGCCGGCCATCGTCTTCGGGCTGGTGCAGACTGTGGTGCTGTTCGGCCTGTATCGGGGCATCCTGAAGCGCGAACGCGCCCAGCACGCCGAGCACGAAAAGCACGAACGGGAACACGCCAGGAAAAAAGCCGAGAAAGCGGCCAAGGCGGCCGCAGCCAATCAAACCGCTTGA
- a CDS encoding sulfurtransferase TusA family protein: MGLFGSKKKTEEAVSGGTARLSDGSEIKIARQVDCLGVSCPRPQLMTKKAINEIAIGEVIEVLADNPSSVEALPPMCDELDATHLETIKAPNCWRIYIRKD; this comes from the coding sequence ATGGGATTGTTCGGATCGAAAAAGAAAACCGAGGAAGCCGTTTCCGGCGGCACGGCCAGGCTCTCGGATGGGTCGGAAATCAAAATCGCGCGCCAGGTCGATTGCCTGGGCGTCTCGTGCCCACGCCCGCAACTGATGACCAAGAAGGCCATCAATGAAATCGCCATCGGCGAGGTGATCGAGGTGCTGGCCGACAATCCCTCGTCGGTCGAGGCGCTGCCGCCGATGTGCGACGAACTCGACGCCACGCATCTGGAAACCATCAAGGCGCCCAACTGCTGGCGCATCTACATCCGCAAGGACTGA
- a CDS encoding rhodanese-like domain-containing protein, protein MRTLLAAFALVAAPVLAAADFGRVQKVGAGETAVVIDVRPLDQCTQSALPGARCLPPSEFLSQRGQLPSERDLLWLLGTAGLTGGEHVVVAGDAASAREFVAGLLYLSGQKDVRVLDAPLTPLVAARRDAAPGQERALIRSAVFTAPMRDALWIVDRREIGADTADSIVAPDAYTAIRRFTRRLIDTGEAMRVGWALTEEKR, encoded by the coding sequence ATGCGCACGCTGCTCGCCGCCTTCGCACTCGTCGCCGCGCCGGTGCTCGCGGCGGCCGATTTCGGCAGGGTGCAAAAAGTCGGCGCTGGTGAGACGGCAGTCGTCATCGACGTGCGGCCGCTCGACCAATGCACGCAATCCGCGCTGCCCGGCGCCCGCTGCCTGCCGCCGAGCGAATTTCTCAGCCAGCGCGGCCAGCTACCGAGCGAGCGCGACCTTCTCTGGCTGCTCGGCACGGCGGGACTGACCGGCGGCGAGCATGTCGTCGTCGCCGGAGATGCGGCCAGCGCGCGCGAGTTCGTCGCCGGACTGCTGTATCTGTCCGGCCAGAAGGACGTGCGCGTACTCGATGCACCGCTCACGCCGCTCGTCGCGGCACGCCGCGATGCCGCGCCGGGGCAGGAACGCGCGCTGATCCGTTCCGCCGTCTTCACAGCGCCGATGCGCGATGCGCTGTGGATCGTCGATCGGCGCGAGATCGGCGCCGACACGGCAGACTCGATCGTCGCGCCCGATGCCTACACGGCGATCCGCCGCTTTACGCGCCGCCTGATCGACACCGGCGAAGCCATGCGCGTCGGCTGGGCGCTCACCGAGGAGAAACGATGA
- a CDS encoding sulfurtransferase, whose amino-acid sequence MKNTSLQLGRSLWLAVVFLFGLASNVFAAEPLVDVAWLKANLGKPGIAVVDIQPAGDFLRGHIPGAANTDFGKSGWREERADKVPDMLPAKFDKLAAHIGSLGVDNDSHVILVAPGGSYADMGWATRIYWTFKTLGHDNVSILNGGMAAWLKDKGPLETGAAKVAAKTFTPHPRMDMLATVDDVKAAKAKGVLLVDSRPEDQFAGINRNPKATENGTLPGAKNLPTGWFTENGGGMFRDKATIEKLYKHAGVPTSGDQINFCNTGHLASIGWFVSSEIVGNKKAKLYDGSMTEWTITKAGPVEQHVKLQ is encoded by the coding sequence ATGAAAAACACATCCCTGCAACTGGGCCGTTCGCTCTGGCTCGCCGTAGTGTTCCTGTTCGGGCTGGCGAGCAACGTTTTCGCCGCCGAGCCGCTGGTCGACGTCGCCTGGCTCAAGGCGAATCTGGGCAAGCCCGGCATCGCCGTGGTCGACATCCAGCCGGCCGGCGACTTCCTGCGCGGCCATATTCCGGGGGCGGCGAACACCGATTTCGGCAAATCCGGCTGGCGTGAGGAACGTGCCGACAAGGTGCCGGACATGCTGCCGGCCAAGTTCGACAAGCTCGCCGCGCACATCGGCAGCCTCGGCGTCGACAACGACAGTCACGTGATCCTCGTCGCGCCCGGCGGCTCTTATGCCGACATGGGCTGGGCGACACGCATCTACTGGACCTTCAAGACGCTGGGCCACGACAACGTGTCGATCCTCAACGGCGGCATGGCAGCTTGGCTCAAGGACAAAGGACCGCTCGAAACCGGCGCGGCCAAGGTCGCCGCCAAGACCTTCACGCCGCACCCGCGCATGGACATGCTGGCCACGGTGGACGATGTCAAGGCGGCCAAGGCCAAGGGCGTGTTGCTCGTCGATAGCCGTCCCGAGGACCAGTTCGCCGGCATCAACCGCAATCCGAAAGCGACCGAAAACGGTACGCTGCCCGGCGCGAAGAACCTGCCCACCGGCTGGTTCACCGAGAACGGCGGCGGCATGTTCCGCGACAAGGCCACCATCGAGAAACTCTACAAGCATGCCGGCGTGCCCACCAGCGGCGATCAAATCAACTTCTGCAATACCGGCCACCTGGCCTCGATAGGCTGGTTCGTTTCCAGCGAAATCGTTGGCAACAAGAAAGCCAAGCTCTACGACGGCTCGATGACCGAATGGACGATCACCAAGGCCGGCCCGGTCGAACAGCACGTCAAGCTGCAATAA
- a CDS encoding c-type cytochrome, protein MDDHQGRPGRTARQAAIRSGLLALLAGLTLAGSAAAEDRLSSARRLGAEMLVLDGDARELIAGRARPLEREGLVLRLQGALSSLPLTLRRAGADPQSASALRSHLERRDWQAFKAALAPLLRRYPFAAPFLALPATPHSIAAGQALHKENCAPCHDADWGDVRLPAKNLAAMAARQPRTEFAARLWLGVRGTREHAYANPFSDEELASLLAYYEKVRP, encoded by the coding sequence ATGGACGATCACCAAGGCCGGCCCGGTCGAACAGCACGTCAAGCTGCAATAAGAAGCGGACTGCTGGCGCTGCTGGCGGGCCTGACGCTTGCCGGCAGCGCGGCGGCAGAAGACCGTCTCTCATCGGCTCGGCGCCTCGGCGCCGAGATGCTCGTTCTGGACGGCGACGCGCGCGAGCTGATCGCGGGACGCGCCCGGCCTTTGGAGCGCGAGGGCCTCGTCCTGCGACTGCAAGGGGCGCTGTCCTCCCTGCCGCTGACGCTGCGGCGCGCCGGCGCAGACCCGCAATCCGCCTCCGCCTTGCGCAGCCATCTGGAACGCAGGGATTGGCAAGCGTTCAAAGCGGCGCTCGCCCCGCTTTTGCGCCGCTATCCGTTTGCCGCGCCATTCCTTGCGCTGCCTGCGACGCCACACAGCATCGCTGCGGGACAGGCATTGCACAAAGAAAACTGTGCCCCCTGCCACGACGCCGACTGGGGCGACGTCCGGCTGCCGGCGAAGAATCTAGCGGCGATGGCGGCGCGCCAGCCGCGCACCGAGTTCGCCGCACGCCTGTGGCTCGGTGTGCGGGGGACGCGTGAGCACGCCTATGCCAATCCGTTTTCCGACGAGGAGCTGGCAAGCCTGCTGGCCTATTACGAAAAAGTACGCCCGTAG